The following coding sequences lie in one Thermosulfuriphilus ammonigenes genomic window:
- a CDS encoding calcium/sodium antiporter has translation MKEFLFLVGGFALLLSGGHFLVEGAAALAKRLRVSDRAIGLTVVAFGTSAPELLVNIIAAIKKSPDLAIGNILGSNIANILLILGASSLVYPLTIHLGTVWKEIPFSLLAVIVLFFMANDGLLDGLPSMISRSDGLVLLSFFAIFLFYAFGLDRREEIDYQVKPLPWGLALLMTTGGIIGLGLGGNMVVDGARGLVILLGVSQAFIGLTIVALGTSLPELVTSVVAAFKKKTEIAVGNVVGSNIFNIFWILGITASVSPIPFRASLNLDIGMVILATLALFVGLFLGRTHELDRKKGFLFLCMYFTYLAILALRER, from the coding sequence GTGAAGGAATTCCTCTTTCTTGTTGGAGGCTTTGCCCTACTCCTTTCTGGCGGGCATTTTCTGGTAGAGGGGGCTGCCGCCCTAGCCAAAAGGCTCCGCGTCTCTGACAGGGCCATCGGACTAACGGTAGTGGCCTTCGGAACGTCGGCCCCGGAGCTTTTAGTAAATATTATTGCCGCTATTAAGAAGAGCCCGGATTTGGCTATCGGAAACATCCTGGGCTCCAACATCGCCAACATCCTTCTTATATTAGGAGCCTCATCCCTGGTATACCCCCTGACCATTCATTTGGGCACGGTCTGGAAGGAAATCCCTTTCAGCCTCCTGGCGGTTATTGTCCTTTTTTTTATGGCCAACGATGGTCTTTTGGATGGCCTTCCTTCGATGATCTCTCGCTCCGATGGACTGGTGCTCCTGTCATTCTTTGCCATCTTTCTCTTCTACGCCTTTGGCCTCGATCGGCGGGAGGAGATAGACTATCAGGTGAAACCCCTTCCCTGGGGGTTGGCTCTCCTTATGACCACGGGGGGCATTATCGGTCTGGGGCTGGGGGGAAACATGGTTGTTGATGGGGCCAGGGGGCTGGTGATCCTCCTGGGAGTCTCTCAGGCCTTTATTGGGCTAACTATTGTCGCCCTGGGGACCTCTTTGCCCGAGCTGGTGACCTCGGTGGTAGCGGCCTTCAAAAAGAAGACCGAAATCGCCGTGGGGAATGTGGTGGGCTCCAATATCTTTAACATCTTCTGGATTCTGGGGATTACCGCCAGTGTTTCGCCCATACCCTTCCGGGCCAGCCTAAATCTGGACATCGGCATGGTCATATTGGCCACCCTGGCCCTCTTTGTCGGTCTCTTTCTGGGACGAACCCACGAGCTCGACCGCAAGAAGGGTTTTCTCTTCCTCTGTATGTACTTTACTTACTTGGCCATTTTGGCCTTGCGGGAGAGGTAA
- a CDS encoding PGPGW domain-containing protein codes for MRQIKRLVKIAFGLILLLIGVAMIVLPGPATVVIPLALGILSSELPWAKRLLDWLKARLRPLIRRLEPYLSRKAKMAK; via the coding sequence ATGCGTCAGATTAAGCGCCTGGTCAAAATTGCCTTCGGTTTGATTCTCCTCCTGATAGGAGTGGCGATGATAGTCCTGCCTGGTCCGGCAACGGTGGTCATTCCCCTGGCCCTGGGGATCCTCTCCAGTGAGCTTCCCTGGGCCAAAAGGCTCCTGGACTGGCTAAAGGCCCGGCTCCGGCCCCTTATCAGACGTCTGGAACCTTACCTCTCCCGCAAGGCCAAAATGGCCAAGTAA